A stretch of DNA from Desmospora activa DSM 45169:
CCCATTCACTTACATCGGTGAGCCAATTATCTCGCCCTGGGGTAAAGACGGGTTTGGGCCACCATTCCCAATAAAGCCGGTGTACGTGTTGATCGGCTGGGATTTTGCTTTTTATCTCATCCAATTTTAGCCAAAAACGATGTGCCAAATCATGCCCCCGTTCGGCTACTCCCGCCCGTTCCGCTACCCGTATAAAATCTTGAGGGATACCTTGAATGCGATCGGGGTAAAGAACAAGATAAGGGATGCCTTCCTGCTCCAAAGCCTCAATGTTTTTTTCCATTCCGGGAACACTAACAGACGCCAATACCCAATCCGGCTTTAACGCTTTCACTTTTTCCATGTCAATATTGAGATCCGGTCCCACTCGGGGGAGGTTTTGGACCGTGGAAGGCCAGTCTGAGTAATTGTCCAATCCGACTAAGCATTCCGTCAAATCCAGTGCTGTCAGAAGTTCAGTATTGCTGGGACAGATGGAAACGATTCGTTGCATGGAACTCGCCTCCTTGAGAAAGAAGAGTTTAAAAAGTTGAAAGGAGCTTCCAACCTAATATGGCTGCTGATGTAAAAGAGAGAACGGCACCTTTTTCGGAACGGCAAAAAATGAAAGCCAAAGGAAGACAGGTAATGTTACGCCCTGCAATCCCTCGTGATGCAGAGGAGTTACGGCGGCGATTGGCCCGTGTTGTGCGCGAGGGTGTCTATTTGGATGAAACGCCCGATTCCCTTCCCGATAAACAGGAGAAAAAAGAAGAGATCCAGGAAATTCAGGATGCCGGCGGTATGTATACGGTAGTGGAAGTGGATGGAGAGATTGCCGGTGCTGCCATTCTAAAAAGGGGAAACCGAGGGATTAGCCGTCATACGGCACGGTTCCGCACTTGGCTCACCCCTGGTTATCGTGGAATGGGTTTAGGAAGAAAATTGATGGAATATACGATTGCTTG
This window harbors:
- a CDS encoding cobalamin-binding protein; translation: MQRIVSICPSNTELLTALDLTECLVGLDNYSDWPSTVQNLPRVGPDLNIDMEKVKALKPDWVLASVSVPGMEKNIEALEQEGIPYLVLYPDRIQGIPQDFIRVAERAGVAERGHDLAHRFWLKLDEIKSKIPADQHVHRLYWEWWPKPVFTPGRDNWLTDVSEWVGGVNVFGEEKGQSVQTDWAEVARRQPDRVLAVWTGVPMNRVKKEKILSRPPWQGKPFAQPDRIHILEEGWYCRPSQRILTGIEYLAHLLYPDRFDPPDPDRPI
- a CDS encoding GNAT family N-acetyltransferase encodes the protein MAADVKERTAPFSERQKMKAKGRQVMLRPAIPRDAEELRRRLARVVREGVYLDETPDSLPDKQEKKEEIQEIQDAGGMYTVVEVDGEIAGAAILKRGNRGISRHTARFRTWLTPGYRGMGLGRKLMEYTIAWARTQEVEKINLDVWSSNDRAIELYKKYGFKVEGRLRKQAILHGKYVDEVYMSLFL